Proteins co-encoded in one Flavivirga eckloniae genomic window:
- a CDS encoding TolC family protein → MLHIKLRNIVFVICCVVCTHNNTAQQTNASIQPRQSITLNDVLNLASKNSLDAFKAKRKYGVSYWEFRSFKSSLLPKVDLSLRPLTYNRSVIQRYDSEQNIDVYRSQQNLNSYANLTATQNIRATGTNLFINSEFNRLENFGELDIENYNATPFRIGLMQPLMAFNEFKWEQKTEPLKYEKAKQEFIYELQTINLKTVNLFFNWALASKKLEIANENKTSAEKLFRIGKRRYDLGSIEKDDVLNLELDVYNANTNATQSRQTLEKAEAELKLFLRDDLPSNTIPELPELISNLQIDVSEAINLANSNNPDIINLKLRKVEALRDLDKAIKDNRFDLSLTASYGLNQQSNTFSNAYRGFLDQQMVAIQLNVPILDWGERKGNIKTAKMNKEVLDIELQQDEDAYKQQVTLKVIDFNLQKELVEGALRTSEIARESYKITEKRFLSGRIDLLNLSSSRQAWQLATEQYILSLQNYWTFYYEVQQLTLYNFINGNTIKQDFNAIIKN, encoded by the coding sequence ATGCTACACATTAAATTAAGAAATATAGTTTTTGTGATATGCTGTGTGGTTTGTACACATAACAATACCGCTCAACAAACTAATGCTTCAATACAACCTAGGCAAAGTATAACGCTTAATGATGTTTTAAATTTAGCAAGCAAAAACTCTTTAGATGCTTTTAAGGCCAAGCGAAAGTATGGCGTTAGCTATTGGGAGTTCAGATCGTTTAAATCAAGTTTGTTGCCTAAAGTTGATTTAAGTCTTCGTCCATTAACCTATAACAGATCTGTAATACAACGTTACGATTCCGAACAAAATATAGATGTTTATAGATCGCAACAAAATTTAAATAGCTACGCGAATCTTACTGCTACCCAAAATATTAGAGCTACAGGAACCAACTTGTTTATTAATTCAGAGTTTAATAGGTTAGAAAATTTTGGAGAGTTAGATATAGAAAATTACAATGCAACACCCTTTAGAATAGGTTTGATGCAGCCTTTAATGGCTTTTAATGAATTTAAATGGGAACAAAAAACGGAGCCTCTTAAATACGAAAAGGCAAAGCAAGAGTTTATCTACGAATTACAGACTATTAATTTAAAAACAGTTAATCTGTTTTTTAATTGGGCTTTAGCGAGTAAAAAACTAGAGATTGCTAATGAAAATAAAACATCGGCAGAAAAACTATTCAGAATAGGAAAAAGGCGCTACGATTTAGGCTCTATCGAAAAGGACGATGTTCTTAATTTAGAACTAGATGTATATAATGCCAATACTAATGCTACACAAAGTAGGCAGACTTTGGAAAAGGCAGAAGCCGAATTAAAGTTGTTTTTAAGAGACGACCTTCCTTCAAATACAATCCCCGAATTACCTGAATTAATTTCCAATTTACAAATAGATGTAAGTGAGGCCATCAACCTAGCTAATAGCAATAATCCAGATATAATAAATTTAAAATTGCGAAAAGTAGAGGCTTTACGAGATTTGGATAAAGCTATTAAAGATAACCGCTTCGATTTGTCCTTAACAGCCAGTTATGGTTTAAACCAACAGTCCAACACTTTTAGCAATGCTTACAGGGGCTTCTTGGATCAACAAATGGTAGCGATTCAATTAAACGTTCCTATTCTGGATTGGGGAGAACGTAAAGGAAATATTAAAACGGCTAAAATGAATAAAGAAGTTTTAGATATAGAGTTACAACAAGATGAGGATGCTTACAAACAGCAAGTTACTCTAAAAGTTATAGATTTTAACCTTCAAAAAGAATTGGTTGAAGGCGCATTACGAACCAGTGAAATTGCAAGAGAATCTTATAAGATTACTGAAAAACGTTTTTTATCTGGACGTATAGATTTATTAAACCTGAGTAGCTCACGACAAGCTTGGCAATTGGCAACCGAACAATATATATTAAGTCTACAAAATTATTGGACGTTTTATTACGAAGTACAACAATTAACGCTATATAATTTTATTAATGGTAATACGATAAAACAAGACTTTAATGCAATAATAAAAAACTAA